One Pantoea trifolii genomic region harbors:
- a CDS encoding pyridoxamine 5'-phosphate oxidase family protein: MSLCEIDTACWQQLETGAREPDSGFHFLTLASVDLQGKPQARTLVLRAVDREKRTLEFHTDMRSPKWQALAVNPEVTVLGYSAKTQLRLQGTVELHAAYSALAAAAWQRLSHRTQQTYAGAAPGSDIDNQSNDVSNAEDNFGVLIIQITQLDWCLLARENNQRALLSYRSDGALTNSKWVNP; this comes from the coding sequence ATGTCATTGTGCGAGATTGATACCGCTTGCTGGCAACAACTGGAAACCGGCGCACGCGAGCCTGATTCCGGGTTTCACTTCTTAACGCTCGCATCCGTTGATCTACAAGGCAAGCCGCAGGCAAGAACGCTGGTGCTGCGCGCCGTTGACCGTGAAAAACGCACGCTGGAATTCCACACCGATATGCGCAGCCCGAAATGGCAGGCGCTGGCGGTGAATCCAGAGGTTACGGTTTTGGGTTACAGCGCGAAAACCCAGCTGCGGTTGCAGGGCACGGTCGAGCTGCACGCCGCATACAGCGCACTAGCTGCAGCGGCGTGGCAACGATTATCGCACCGGACGCAGCAAACCTATGCTGGCGCTGCGCCGGGAAGTGACATTGACAACCAATCCAACGATGTCAGTAACGCCGAGGATAATTTCGGCGTCTTGATCATCCAAATTACCCAACTGGATTGGTGCCTGCTGGCGCGCGAAAACAATCAAAGAGCGTTACTGAGTTACCGCTCAGACGGAGCGCTCACCAACAGCAAATGGGTTAATCCGTAG
- a CDS encoding TetR/AcrR family transcriptional regulator: MKQPTRQRLSHQARRQQLISAAWNLVREQGSDALTLGRVAEEAGVSKPVVYDHFGTRHGLLAALYEDFDLRQNAIIEAAMNAAGASLVERANVVASSYVDCVLTQGREIPDVLSALDSSPELAEVKRKYQLDFIEKFRGWFAEATLPQASMWGMLGAADAISNAVVGGDISQQQGLAELQALILALVERHQ, from the coding sequence ATGAAGCAACCCACTCGCCAGCGCCTGTCGCATCAGGCACGTCGTCAGCAGCTGATCAGCGCGGCGTGGAATCTGGTGCGCGAGCAGGGCAGCGATGCGCTGACGTTAGGACGCGTGGCGGAAGAGGCGGGCGTCAGTAAACCGGTGGTCTACGATCACTTTGGTACGCGTCACGGATTGCTCGCGGCGCTGTATGAAGATTTCGACCTGCGTCAGAACGCGATTATCGAGGCGGCAATGAATGCTGCCGGTGCCAGCCTTGTTGAGCGCGCTAACGTGGTGGCGTCGAGTTACGTTGATTGCGTGTTGACGCAGGGACGTGAAATCCCCGATGTGCTGTCAGCACTTGATAGCTCGCCGGAGCTGGCGGAAGTGAAGCGCAAGTACCAGCTCGATTTTATTGAAAAATTCCGTGGCTGGTTTGCCGAGGCAACGTTGCCGCAAGCCAGCATGTGGGGAATGTTAGGCGCTGCCGATGCGATTTCTAATGCGGTGGTAGGTGGCGATATCAGCCAGCAGCAAGGATTAGCGGAACTTCAGGCGCTGATTCTGGCGCTGGTGGAGCGTCACCAGTAA
- a CDS encoding NAD(P)H-dependent oxidoreductase has product MHALIVTAHPDPNSYTHHLVSQVAHGIAASGHSYEIADLAAEQFDPRFNQADVDQFKSVAPSPADVVAEQQRLDRADALVLVYPIYWWSFPAQLKGWIDRVFTQGWAYDDDGQTVVKKLGHLQVHLLALGAASQRTYVRRGYFSSMRTLIDEGIFGYCGAPVVTSELLLPTDEHYPDAHYTLAHQLGQRLFHVKESA; this is encoded by the coding sequence ATGCATGCTCTGATTGTTACTGCTCATCCAGATCCCAACTCCTATACTCATCACCTTGTTTCGCAGGTAGCGCATGGTATTGCTGCGAGTGGCCACAGCTATGAAATTGCCGATCTGGCGGCGGAGCAGTTTGATCCGCGCTTCAATCAGGCCGATGTTGATCAGTTCAAAAGTGTCGCGCCGTCGCCTGCCGACGTTGTGGCTGAACAGCAGCGGCTGGACCGTGCGGATGCGCTGGTGCTGGTTTATCCCATCTATTGGTGGTCGTTCCCGGCGCAGCTGAAAGGCTGGATCGATCGCGTTTTCACTCAAGGTTGGGCGTACGATGATGATGGCCAAACCGTGGTGAAAAAGCTCGGCCATTTGCAGGTGCATTTGCTGGCGCTGGGCGCGGCAAGCCAGCGCACCTATGTGCGTCGCGGCTATTTCAGCAGCATGCGCACGCTGATCGATGAGGGAATTTTTGGCTACTGCGGCGCGCCGGTGGTGACCAGCGAATTGCTGCTGCCAACCGATGAACATTATCCCGACGCGCATTACACGCTGGCCCACCAACTTGGGCAGCGACTTTTTCACGTGAAGGAATCGGCATGA
- a CDS encoding autotransporter outer membrane beta-barrel domain-containing protein, with the protein MMFRLHPLFISLIAAYGVFNPASPVWAATLQPFTPELNDNRAGVFCICNGSTQTLSGNQRFAPGQDGGGTISIGQLLSSGRIISYSWQDSGRVDLGAQNDVINVPDAYGSGSNSVQVYNSAAISAIETTTLPNFYNVNNGQYINARVAQVSNGTINVDIGQKGAATTASTNGWSMAAKQSELFTASGSGTMNWNSANRISFFGSYTPYTYQLGQWFDNVVSWRGAFSVTTLDNATTSFNVSNVSSLQSYNNWLIEQLQNGNLAADSYSSEFNKALSLRSDVIAYVIDADEYYDEVTQPIGERIVLSADGPNARATIGSSGILEVVNANSAAMRASNGATAVIDGKLASVGSNALELLNGSNGINNGVINSGFFNNADGSGVDASTVGAGGTGVYASGGSRFTNNGVINAAINSTGIRLEDASGENNGTINVKGKGATGVAVSGSQANFAQNGRINLYGENAIGVDVRDDARLTISDASSLHFYAPNQTGYQATNYAHIDSNGGSYDVSTPGSALYRLSDGVIFNPVVAADVTLSGANTRGIVASGAGSRLYGTTLYGTDSYHVNGEGAIAVQSSEGADVTITNPIELNGNNTIAGTGQGGFFANVAPITGNGTNATAFDIRDGVIYQSTPRGTINLTGPNSIGVRIRGGGNIFDGSSTNIASGVALDTAEGNTVYWTDHSGLSAGGIAAVRVGNNGGLTINGDTAGPNFYYSTINANTGADTILLDKGAASLTASNIGLYNSGGGTVLNNRAETSNISLQDVGMNTDGGTLIRSATSFDPNGYMLGTVSGAGATGYVFSKEDGSTTSNDLVIPQGYSFFVYGPATGVRANTTGRVIANGNIIVNSSDGGSAIVTSTASEVINRGTIVSLSLVSPIIDLRGGNSVFINEGNVTAPYPETVVVAGGATNDQIALVDGNVVGDVNTGNGTDVVELTGGTIDGSVTMGTGANNVATIANVSLANTRHITTAGGTGSTLNFSEINARGGSFNNDDLARGVNLGAGWSTINFYNTQFTLTDNLKLAHSTINVDSGSTLLVGDQVNPVLSGETDDSLVVNNAGTLDLTNGGGAASNTLTINGDLASADGKLALRTQGAQSDTLRVNGNVTGTTFINDALSAATLADSNRDGVISANEGVSLVQVAGSARANSFALQRGYVAAGPWQYGLYSFAPENGNTTWDYRLANNYVCEEGSVCQPQTAASGAVRPALIPQLPSYISAPVGLAYYTLATMGDLHQRLGELRQNPDRSAEMFIRYSGSNQKYKTNLDTAHYGYDFDLDYSAVQFGGNLLRLDGEQDSLRGGLAYTRGNARIRPNAADGYSSTDFDSDSLAIYGTWQRASGFYLDGAFSLDWHRGDTDIARQKEVAKLKGKGWTASLESGYPFQLANGIRLEPQAQLLHLHLKMDDFTDDDQTKVSYDDYDQTIGRVGARLARTWQDSGSGQYTPYLRTNYYRGWGGTAKVNVGASNSDVSESFNSGKFGQMWDAGIGGNAAFTNNVSLYAEANYRKEIDGNGVQGWNYNAGVRWVF; encoded by the coding sequence ATGATGTTTCGATTGCATCCGCTGTTTATTAGCCTTATTGCCGCTTACGGGGTATTTAATCCGGCTTCGCCAGTTTGGGCGGCGACGCTTCAGCCTTTTACGCCGGAATTAAATGACAACCGCGCCGGGGTATTTTGTATTTGTAATGGCTCGACCCAAACATTAAGTGGCAATCAGCGGTTTGCGCCCGGTCAGGACGGCGGTGGCACAATATCCATCGGACAATTGCTCAGCAGCGGCAGAATAATTTCGTATTCCTGGCAAGATTCAGGTCGCGTCGATCTGGGCGCGCAGAATGATGTGATTAACGTGCCGGACGCTTATGGCAGCGGCAGTAATAGCGTGCAGGTATATAATTCTGCGGCGATTAGTGCCATTGAAACTACGACCTTGCCGAATTTTTATAACGTTAATAATGGGCAATATATTAACGCGCGCGTGGCGCAGGTCAGCAATGGCACCATCAATGTTGATATCGGGCAAAAGGGCGCAGCAACCACCGCCAGCACCAACGGCTGGTCGATGGCGGCAAAACAGAGCGAATTGTTTACTGCCAGCGGCAGCGGCACCATGAACTGGAACTCCGCTAATCGCATCTCCTTTTTTGGTTCCTACACGCCCTATACCTATCAACTGGGGCAATGGTTCGACAATGTGGTCTCGTGGCGCGGCGCGTTTAGCGTCACCACGCTGGATAACGCCACCACTTCATTCAACGTGTCCAACGTCAGCAGTTTGCAGAGCTACAACAATTGGCTGATTGAGCAATTGCAAAACGGCAACCTGGCCGCCGATAGCTACAGCAGCGAGTTCAATAAAGCGCTCTCCTTACGCAGCGATGTCATCGCCTATGTGATCGATGCCGACGAATACTACGACGAAGTGACGCAGCCGATTGGCGAACGCATTGTGTTAAGCGCCGATGGCCCCAATGCCAGGGCAACCATTGGCAGCAGCGGCATTCTGGAGGTGGTAAACGCCAACAGCGCGGCGATGCGTGCCAGCAATGGCGCGACGGCGGTGATTGACGGCAAACTGGCCAGCGTTGGCAGCAACGCACTGGAACTGTTAAACGGCAGCAACGGCATTAACAACGGCGTCATCAACAGCGGCTTTTTCAATAATGCCGATGGCAGCGGCGTTGATGCCTCGACGGTTGGCGCGGGCGGCACCGGCGTGTATGCCAGCGGTGGCAGCCGCTTCACCAATAATGGCGTGATCAATGCCGCGATTAACAGCACCGGCATCCGGCTTGAGGATGCCAGCGGTGAGAATAACGGCACCATTAATGTTAAAGGCAAGGGCGCGACGGGCGTTGCCGTTTCTGGCAGCCAGGCCAATTTTGCTCAGAACGGCAGAATCAATCTGTATGGCGAAAACGCGATTGGCGTTGATGTTCGCGATGACGCCAGATTAACCATCAGTGATGCCAGTTCACTGCATTTCTATGCGCCGAATCAAACCGGTTATCAAGCCACCAACTATGCGCACATCGATAGCAACGGCGGCAGTTATGATGTCTCCACGCCAGGTTCGGCGCTGTATCGCCTGAGTGACGGCGTGATCTTCAATCCGGTGGTGGCTGCCGATGTGACGTTGAGCGGTGCCAACACTCGCGGCATTGTCGCGTCAGGTGCCGGTTCACGACTTTACGGCACCACCTTGTACGGCACCGACAGCTATCACGTTAATGGCGAAGGGGCGATTGCGGTTCAGAGCTCGGAGGGTGCAGATGTGACCATCACCAACCCGATTGAGCTGAACGGCAACAATACCATTGCGGGCACCGGGCAAGGCGGATTCTTCGCCAACGTGGCGCCGATCACCGGCAACGGAACCAACGCCACTGCCTTTGATATCCGCGACGGCGTGATCTATCAGTCAACACCGCGCGGTACCATCAATCTCACCGGCCCTAACAGCATCGGCGTGCGTATTCGCGGCGGCGGAAATATCTTTGATGGATCCAGCACCAACATAGCGTCGGGCGTCGCGCTGGATACCGCTGAAGGTAATACCGTTTATTGGACCGATCACAGCGGATTGAGTGCGGGCGGCATCGCCGCGGTGCGCGTTGGCAATAACGGCGGGCTGACGATAAATGGCGATACTGCCGGGCCGAATTTTTACTACAGTACCATCAACGCCAATACGGGTGCAGACACTATCTTGCTGGATAAAGGCGCAGCGTCGTTAACCGCCAGTAACATCGGACTTTACAACTCCGGCGGCGGCACTGTGCTGAACAACCGCGCGGAAACCAGCAATATTTCGCTGCAAGATGTCGGGATGAACACCGATGGCGGCACGTTAATTCGCTCCGCGACCTCATTCGATCCCAACGGTTATATGCTGGGTACGGTGAGTGGCGCAGGCGCAACGGGCTATGTGTTCAGCAAAGAAGATGGTTCCACCACCAGCAACGATTTAGTTATTCCGCAGGGTTACAGCTTCTTTGTCTATGGCCCGGCAACCGGCGTGCGCGCCAACACCACCGGGCGGGTGATCGCCAACGGTAACATCATCGTTAACAGTTCCGATGGCGGTTCGGCGATTGTCACCAGCACCGCCAGCGAGGTGATCAACCGTGGCACCATCGTTTCGCTCAGCCTGGTGTCGCCAATTATCGATCTGCGTGGCGGCAACTCCGTATTTATCAATGAAGGCAACGTCACCGCCCCTTACCCGGAAACGGTAGTGGTCGCGGGTGGCGCTACGAATGATCAGATTGCATTGGTCGATGGCAACGTGGTGGGCGATGTGAACACCGGCAACGGCACCGACGTGGTCGAACTCACCGGCGGAACCATTGACGGCAGCGTGACGATGGGAACCGGTGCTAACAATGTGGCGACGATTGCTAACGTCAGCCTGGCAAACACCCGCCACATTACCACCGCAGGCGGCACCGGCAGCACGCTGAACTTTAGCGAGATCAACGCGCGCGGAGGTTCGTTCAACAACGATGATCTGGCGCGCGGCGTCAACCTCGGTGCGGGTTGGAGCACCATCAACTTCTACAACACGCAATTTACCCTTACCGACAATCTCAAGCTGGCGCACAGCACCATCAACGTGGATAGCGGCTCAACGCTGTTGGTTGGCGATCAGGTCAATCCGGTGTTGTCGGGCGAAACCGATGATTCGCTGGTGGTGAATAACGCCGGTACGTTGGATCTCACCAACGGCGGCGGCGCGGCGAGCAACACCTTGACCATCAACGGCGATTTGGCGTCGGCGGATGGCAAGCTGGCATTGCGTACGCAGGGCGCGCAAAGCGACACGTTACGCGTTAACGGCAACGTTACCGGCACGACCTTTATCAATGATGCGCTGAGTGCTGCCACGCTGGCGGATAGCAATCGAGATGGCGTGATCTCCGCCAATGAAGGCGTTTCTCTGGTACAGGTTGCTGGTAGCGCCCGCGCCAATAGCTTTGCGCTGCAACGGGGTTATGTCGCCGCAGGGCCGTGGCAATACGGGCTTTACAGCTTTGCTCCCGAGAATGGCAATACAACCTGGGATTATCGTCTGGCCAATAACTACGTTTGTGAAGAGGGTTCCGTTTGCCAGCCGCAGACAGCAGCCAGCGGTGCGGTGCGCCCAGCGCTGATTCCACAGCTTCCTTCGTACATTTCGGCGCCGGTCGGATTGGCTTATTACACCCTGGCAACCATGGGTGATTTGCATCAACGGCTGGGCGAATTGCGGCAGAATCCAGACAGATCAGCGGAAATGTTCATCCGTTATTCCGGCTCCAACCAGAAGTACAAAACTAACCTTGATACGGCGCATTACGGTTACGACTTTGACCTCGATTACAGCGCGGTGCAGTTCGGCGGCAATCTGCTGCGGTTGGACGGCGAGCAAGACAGCCTGCGCGGCGGCCTGGCTTACACGCGCGGCAATGCACGCATCCGACCGAATGCCGCTGATGGTTACAGTTCAACCGATTTCGACAGCGACAGCCTGGCGATTTACGGCACCTGGCAGCGCGCAAGTGGCTTCTATCTGGATGGCGCGTTTTCACTCGATTGGCATCGTGGCGACACCGATATCGCTCGACAGAAAGAGGTGGCGAAGTTGAAAGGCAAAGGCTGGACCGCATCGCTGGAGAGTGGTTATCCGTTCCAACTGGCTAACGGCATTCGTCTTGAGCCGCAAGCGCAACTGCTGCATCTGCATTTGAAGATGGATGACTTCACCGACGACGATCAAACCAAAGTCTCTTACGACGATTATGACCAAACCATTGGCCGCGTCGGCGCGCGTCTGGCGCGTACCTGGCAGGACAGCGGCAGCGGGCAATATACGCCGTATCTGCGCACTAACTACTATCGCGGCTGGGGCGGCACAGCGAAAGTGAATGTCGGTGCCAGCAACAGCGACGTCAGCGAAAGTTTCAACAGCGGCAAGTTCGGCCAGATGTGGGATGCCGGCATCGGCGGCAATGCGGCTTTCACCAATAATGTCTCGCTGTATGCCGAAGCCAATTATCGCAAAGAGATCGACGGCAACGGCGTGCAAGGCTGGAATTACAACGCGGGCGTACGCTGGGTGTTTTGA
- a CDS encoding YfcC family protein, with protein MSQVNVEKNTLRQPPAAKTEQSPYLLLFIILVLAAVATWIIPAGKFDHETRNGITFAIKGSLHEVARSGVYPGEIFMAIVQGVIKAAPIIFLILFTGGLLAVIESTGAIATALNSLSRSTKISDTRIIIIFGVIFAILGTTGVVQNSVVAFVPIGLLVARSLGLSPMIGMALVYLTCAAGFNVAVLGPATTGLTQHLAQLPLFSGMLLRGITCLLFVLTVMTYLIISVKRARNNGEVRIEQTAQYDDSLAITGRHKLILMTCAATLIVFMIGTVQLHWATNEMSAMFIILSIMVGMMGRMSGSAIANTFLTGCSQLVKGGFIVGMAGAISVVLQQGNILDPIVGFLSDLLAPVHPAIAAVGMFISAALMHFGISSGSGESALLIPIFSPLGDNLGLTRQVTVQTVLLGEGIVNSISPTSGVLMAALATANISFGKWIKFVAPVVAIWFAICVVTLLIGVAINWGPF; from the coding sequence ATGTCTCAGGTTAATGTGGAGAAAAATACGCTGCGCCAACCGCCAGCAGCGAAAACCGAGCAAAGTCCTTATCTGCTGCTGTTTATTATTTTGGTGCTGGCGGCAGTGGCGACCTGGATTATTCCGGCGGGGAAGTTTGATCATGAAACCCGCAATGGCATTACTTTCGCCATCAAGGGAAGCTTGCATGAAGTTGCGCGTTCGGGCGTTTATCCCGGCGAAATCTTTATGGCGATTGTGCAAGGTGTCATCAAAGCCGCGCCGATCATTTTCCTGATTCTGTTTACCGGCGGGTTATTAGCGGTGATCGAATCGACGGGTGCTATTGCTACGGCGCTTAATTCTCTGTCGCGCAGTACCAAAATTAGCGATACGCGTATTATCATTATTTTTGGTGTGATATTCGCCATTCTCGGCACCACTGGCGTGGTGCAAAACTCGGTAGTAGCGTTTGTGCCGATCGGTTTACTGGTGGCGCGATCGTTGGGTTTATCGCCAATGATTGGTATGGCGCTGGTGTATTTAACCTGCGCGGCGGGTTTTAACGTTGCGGTATTAGGTCCAGCCACCACCGGATTAACCCAACATCTGGCGCAGTTACCGCTGTTTTCCGGCATGTTGTTGCGCGGTATTACCTGTTTATTGTTCGTGTTAACGGTGATGACCTATTTGATTATCTCGGTGAAACGCGCGCGGAATAATGGTGAAGTGCGAATAGAACAAACTGCGCAATATGACGACTCACTGGCGATTACCGGTCGACATAAACTGATTCTGATGACCTGCGCCGCAACGCTGATTGTATTTATGATTGGCACGGTGCAATTGCATTGGGCCACCAATGAAATGTCGGCGATGTTTATTATTCTGTCGATTATGGTCGGCATGATGGGTCGCATGTCGGGTTCTGCCATTGCTAACACCTTCCTTACGGGTTGCTCGCAATTGGTCAAAGGCGGCTTCATTGTAGGTATGGCTGGCGCGATTTCCGTGGTGCTGCAACAGGGCAATATTCTTGATCCGATTGTTGGCTTCCTGTCTGATTTACTGGCGCCGGTTCATCCCGCCATTGCGGCGGTGGGCATGTTCATCAGCGCGGCGTTGATGCATTTCGGTATTTCATCCGGTTCCGGTGAATCCGCTTTGCTGATCCCGATCTTCTCGCCGCTCGGCGATAACCTCGGTTTAACCCGTCAGGTGACGGTGCAAACGGTGTTGCTGGGTGAAGGTATCGTCAACTCCATCAGCCCAACGTCTGGGGTGTTAATGGCCGCCTTGGCCACCGCCAATATCTCTTTCGGCAAATGGATTAAATTCGTTGCGCCGGTGGTGGCGATTTGGTTTGCCATTTGTGTCGTCACCTTATTAATTGGTGTGGCGATCAACTGGGGACCATTCTAA
- a CDS encoding M20 family metallopeptidase — MKTIKNYLQQHADEILLDIRELVAAESPSMNKAAVDRCGEVLQALFAKRLGVVAEIDEQPHYGNHLKFTLGSGDEQTVLLGHFDTVWDEGELVMREEEGKLYGPGVLDMKAGLVQAIWAVRALQQHDLLAGKRIVFLCGSDEEVGSPSSSAWLSQHALGSAQVLVVEPAVAGSGALKTARKGTGQYEITLNGLAAHAGNNPEEGISAVQEMAHQIMFLHSLNAPERGTTVNVGIARGGNRINVVADKAVLGIDTRVTSEAEAERIHAEISQITPHLAGITLNISGAQSRPPMRQTPESLLLMERAQQVALQLGFEVEGKAVGGGSDGNFTAALGIPTLDGLGATGAGIHARHEHIIIADIAPRAALVAGLILGGDAHVSG; from the coding sequence ATGAAAACTATAAAAAATTACCTGCAACAACATGCCGATGAAATTCTTTTGGATATCAGGGAATTGGTCGCAGCGGAATCACCATCAATGAACAAAGCCGCCGTGGATCGTTGTGGCGAAGTTTTACAAGCGCTGTTTGCCAAACGTTTGGGCGTGGTAGCAGAGATTGATGAGCAGCCGCACTACGGCAATCACTTGAAGTTCACGCTGGGAAGCGGTGACGAGCAAACCGTGTTACTCGGGCATTTCGATACCGTCTGGGATGAAGGCGAGTTGGTGATGCGTGAAGAAGAGGGCAAGCTTTACGGTCCTGGCGTGCTGGATATGAAGGCCGGTCTGGTGCAAGCCATCTGGGCGGTTCGCGCGTTGCAACAGCACGATTTACTGGCAGGCAAACGCATCGTGTTTCTCTGCGGCAGCGATGAGGAAGTGGGAAGCCCAAGCTCCAGCGCCTGGTTATCGCAGCACGCTTTGGGATCGGCGCAAGTGCTGGTGGTTGAGCCTGCGGTAGCGGGATCGGGCGCACTGAAAACAGCGCGCAAAGGTACCGGACAATATGAAATCACCCTCAACGGATTAGCGGCGCACGCCGGGAACAATCCCGAAGAGGGCATCAGCGCGGTACAAGAAATGGCGCATCAGATCATGTTCTTGCACAGTTTAAACGCGCCGGAGCGCGGCACCACCGTCAATGTGGGAATTGCGCGTGGCGGCAACCGCATCAATGTGGTGGCGGATAAAGCGGTGTTAGGCATTGATACGCGCGTTACCAGCGAAGCAGAAGCCGAGCGCATTCACGCCGAGATCAGCCAGATCACACCACATTTAGCCGGCATTACGTTGAACATTAGCGGCGCACAATCACGTCCGCCGATGCGTCAAACACCGGAATCGTTGCTGCTGATGGAGCGTGCGCAGCAGGTTGCCTTACAGCTTGGTTTCGAGGTGGAAGGCAAGGCGGTTGGCGGTGGCAGCGACGGCAATTTCACTGCCGCGTTGGGCATTCCAACTTTAGATGGTTTAGGCGCAACCGGCGCAGGTATTCATGCGCGCCATGAACATATCATCATTGCCGATATTGCTCCGCGCGCGGCGCTGGTGGCGGGTTTGATCCTCGGAGGTGATGCGCATGTCTCAGGTTAA
- a CDS encoding LysR family transcriptional regulator, whose protein sequence is MAMLLYPEKSIRYLYEVGNYGGIRRAAEALDVDPAAISRQLSQLAREMQLPLLERRGRNVVLTEAGKLLAEDYAHTHQRRSQLDRQLKDLRHKRGGSIKLRVGQGMVDEVVRHVLQPFSRTYPDVFIDILSGDMQTTVSLIAKGDVDMAVGFGPIGPPGLKCLSFHRGPICAVVHNQHPIAHFLQIEVAELVNYSLIGMDKNFGIQSYMNAMFSQEGFIFSPAYSCNLFSSAIALSQAGMGIAFMTAKVVEDDLIAKNLVAVPIQHRIARESQCHLLRSADHRFTPAAQHLWQLLVAFFEGTAGAV, encoded by the coding sequence ATGGCGATGCTGCTCTATCCCGAAAAATCCATAAGGTATCTGTATGAAGTGGGCAATTACGGCGGTATTCGTCGGGCGGCGGAAGCCTTAGATGTTGATCCCGCCGCCATCAGCCGTCAGTTATCGCAACTGGCGCGGGAGATGCAGTTGCCGCTGTTAGAGCGACGTGGCCGCAATGTGGTACTGACCGAAGCCGGCAAGTTATTGGCTGAAGATTACGCGCACACCCATCAGCGCCGCAGCCAGTTGGATCGCCAGTTAAAAGATCTGCGCCATAAACGCGGCGGCTCGATCAAATTGCGCGTCGGTCAAGGCATGGTGGATGAAGTCGTCAGGCATGTATTGCAGCCATTTTCGCGAACTTATCCCGACGTGTTTATCGATATCCTGTCGGGCGATATGCAAACCACCGTGTCGTTGATTGCCAAAGGCGACGTTGATATGGCGGTGGGTTTTGGCCCGATTGGCCCTCCCGGCCTGAAGTGTTTGAGTTTTCACCGCGGACCAATCTGTGCGGTAGTGCACAACCAACACCCCATCGCGCATTTCCTGCAAATTGAAGTGGCCGAACTGGTTAATTATTCGTTGATTGGTATGGACAAAAATTTTGGCATTCAAAGTTATATGAATGCCATGTTCAGTCAGGAAGGATTTATATTCAGCCCGGCTTACAGTTGTAATCTGTTTTCCAGCGCCATCGCCTTGAGCCAGGCCGGCATGGGCATCGCGTTTATGACCGCCAAAGTGGTTGAAGACGACCTCATCGCTAAGAACTTAGTCGCCGTGCCGATTCAGCATCGCATCGCCCGCGAAAGCCAATGCCACTTATTACGCAGCGCCGATCACCGCTTCACGCCCGCCGCGCAGCATTTATGGCAATTGCTGGTGGCGTTTTTTGAAGGTACGGCGGGAGCGGTTTAG
- a CDS encoding contact-dependent growth inhibition system immunity protein — MITFRKLVGNINTTKDPGHQSSLEAWFESVLDVPVEGMAVGDLCRAVRQKICVDQLMPGILAVLKEDPLTGDFYDGELIAALATIKGNELQDHKETFIKIKHLINGLDPQDINDDLKNDILKINQTGV, encoded by the coding sequence ATGATTACCTTCCGCAAATTGGTGGGAAATATTAATACAACGAAAGATCCAGGACATCAGTCTTCTCTTGAGGCATGGTTCGAGAGTGTTCTTGATGTCCCGGTCGAAGGCATGGCAGTAGGGGATCTCTGCCGTGCTGTGCGACAAAAGATATGTGTTGATCAGCTGATGCCAGGAATATTAGCTGTTCTGAAGGAAGATCCCCTGACTGGTGATTTTTATGATGGCGAACTGATAGCAGCGCTGGCGACAATAAAAGGGAATGAGTTGCAGGATCATAAAGAGACGTTTATCAAAATAAAGCATCTTATAAACGGACTAGATCCTCAGGATATAAACGATGATCTAAAGAATGATATTTTAAAGATAAATCAGACAGGTGTATAA
- a CDS encoding GNAT family N-acetyltransferase has protein sequence MTNRNIKIQQSAPHSAESQLLVEKLSAELAFITGDNGKSHFNAQELNNECCLWVLARNEAGNAVGCGALRSLGNNTAEVKRMYSDRSVPGVGAALLEYLETRAKSMGYREIRLSTRVINSRAVAFYYRSGYAQIQNYEPYIGRNESICFAKTL, from the coding sequence ATGACTAACAGGAACATCAAAATCCAGCAATCCGCTCCCCACTCTGCAGAGTCCCAATTACTGGTAGAGAAGTTATCAGCCGAACTCGCCTTCATAACCGGCGACAACGGCAAAAGTCATTTCAACGCCCAGGAACTCAACAATGAGTGTTGTTTGTGGGTGCTAGCCAGAAATGAAGCCGGCAATGCCGTGGGTTGCGGGGCGTTGCGGTCGCTTGGGAACAATACCGCCGAAGTAAAACGCATGTACTCCGATCGTAGTGTGCCGGGCGTTGGCGCAGCGCTATTGGAGTATCTGGAAACGCGGGCCAAAAGTATGGGATACCGCGAAATTCGGCTATCGACCCGCGTTATCAATAGCCGTGCCGTGGCGTTTTATTACCGTTCCGGCTACGCGCAAATCCAGAACTACGAACCTTACATCGGCAGAAACGAATCGATCTGTTTTGCTAAAACGCTGTGA